A single region of the Pseudomonas sp. B21-023 genome encodes:
- the mdeB gene encoding alpha-ketoglutarate dehydrogenase encodes MVAMMNPNEPLTALDAALDSDPAETAEWCEALASTLAHCGPTRARYLLQRLQAHALELGLEREAQAFSAYRNTVPVEQQGAYPGDLELDERITGILRWNALAMVVRANHAYGELGGHIASYASAAEIFEVGFQYFFRGEGGGVQRSGDLVFFQPHSAPGVYARAFLEGRLSEEQLANYRQEVAGNGLCSYPHPWLMPHFWQFPTGSMGIGPLSAIYQARFMRYLQHRGLLDTSGRHVWGVFGDGEMDEPESTAGLTLAAREGLDNLTFIVNCNLQRLDGPVRGNGQIIQELEALFSGAGWNVIKVLWGSEWDALFARDHEHALLRQLAATPDGQFQTLGAKDGSYNLEHFFKQNPALQRLVAHMSAEEINALKRGGHDFRKLHAAYAAARTCKGRPTVILAKTKKGYGMSSAGESRMTAHQAKKLDVQALLAFRDRFHLPLSDEAVEQLRFYRPAEDSPEMVYLRQRRQALGGPLPLRRNDCATLPVPELEAFGGFALHAEGKEMSTTMAAVRLLGNWLKAPGLGPRVVPIVADEARTFGMASLFRQIGIYSPHGQRYEPEDAGSLLVYKEARDGQLLEEGITEAGAISSWVAAATAYAVHGEPMLPVYIYYSMFGFQRVGDLIWAAADQRARGLLLGATAGRTTLGGEGLQHQDGSSLVMAATVPNCRAWDPCFAGELAVILDHAARRMLVEQQDEFHYVAVMNENYPQPSLPEDMHDDVLRGMYRFARHSSAAPRGQVRLLGSGTILREVIAAGELLANDWQVDSEVFSVTSFSELARGARDAQRLAIAGEQVNCHVRRCLPGDAPVIAASDYVRAWPQLIAEYVQAPYTTLGTDGFGRSDTRQQLRRFFEVDRYAVVLAALYGLVCQGVMPADVLAQARALYGIGEEGAAWYR; translated from the coding sequence ATGGTAGCGATGATGAACCCGAACGAGCCGTTGACGGCCCTTGATGCCGCCCTGGACAGCGACCCAGCGGAAACCGCCGAGTGGTGCGAGGCGCTGGCCTCGACCCTGGCCCACTGCGGCCCGACGCGGGCCCGCTACCTGCTGCAGCGCCTGCAGGCCCATGCCCTCGAGCTGGGCCTGGAGCGCGAGGCCCAGGCCTTCTCGGCCTACCGCAACACCGTGCCGGTGGAACAGCAGGGTGCTTATCCCGGCGATCTCGAGCTGGACGAGCGTATTACCGGCATCCTGCGCTGGAACGCCCTGGCCATGGTGGTACGGGCCAATCATGCCTATGGCGAGCTGGGCGGGCATATCGCCAGCTACGCCTCGGCGGCGGAAATCTTCGAGGTCGGCTTCCAGTATTTCTTTCGCGGCGAGGGCGGTGGCGTGCAACGCAGCGGCGACCTGGTGTTCTTCCAGCCGCACTCGGCGCCGGGTGTCTATGCCCGCGCATTTCTTGAAGGGCGCCTGAGCGAGGAACAGCTGGCCAACTACCGCCAGGAGGTCGCCGGCAACGGGTTGTGCTCCTATCCGCACCCTTGGCTGATGCCGCACTTCTGGCAGTTCCCCACCGGTTCGATGGGCATTGGCCCGCTCAGTGCGATCTATCAGGCGCGCTTCATGCGTTACCTGCAACATCGCGGGTTGCTCGACACCTCTGGCCGGCATGTCTGGGGTGTGTTCGGCGATGGCGAGATGGACGAGCCGGAGTCGACTGCCGGCCTGACCCTGGCTGCCCGTGAAGGCCTGGACAACCTGACCTTCATCGTCAACTGCAACCTGCAGCGCCTGGACGGCCCGGTACGCGGCAATGGCCAGATCATCCAGGAACTCGAAGCGTTGTTCAGCGGCGCCGGCTGGAACGTGATCAAGGTGCTGTGGGGCTCGGAGTGGGACGCACTGTTCGCCCGCGATCATGAACATGCGCTGCTGCGTCAGTTGGCGGCGACACCCGACGGGCAGTTCCAGACCCTCGGTGCCAAGGACGGCAGCTACAACCTCGAACACTTCTTCAAGCAGAACCCGGCTTTGCAGCGCCTGGTGGCGCATATGAGCGCCGAAGAGATCAACGCCCTCAAGCGCGGTGGTCATGATTTTCGCAAGCTGCATGCCGCCTATGCCGCCGCCAGGACGTGCAAGGGCCGGCCGACGGTGATCCTGGCCAAGACCAAGAAAGGCTATGGCATGAGCAGTGCCGGCGAGTCGCGGATGACCGCGCACCAGGCCAAGAAACTCGATGTGCAGGCGCTGCTGGCCTTCCGCGATCGTTTCCATTTGCCGTTGTCGGATGAGGCGGTGGAGCAACTGCGTTTCTATCGCCCGGCCGAGGACAGTCCAGAGATGGTCTATCTGCGCCAGCGCCGCCAGGCACTGGGTGGGCCGTTGCCGCTGCGCCGCAACGACTGCGCCACCTTGCCCGTGCCGGAACTGGAGGCGTTCGGCGGTTTCGCCCTGCACGCCGAGGGCAAGGAGATGTCCACCACCATGGCCGCCGTGCGCTTGCTGGGCAACTGGCTGAAGGCGCCTGGGTTGGGGCCGCGGGTGGTGCCGATCGTCGCCGACGAGGCGCGCACCTTCGGCATGGCCAGCCTGTTCCGCCAGATCGGCATCTATTCGCCCCACGGGCAACGCTACGAACCGGAGGACGCGGGCTCGCTGCTGGTCTACAAGGAGGCGCGGGATGGCCAACTGCTGGAGGAGGGCATCACCGAGGCCGGGGCGATCTCCTCATGGGTCGCGGCAGCCACCGCCTACGCGGTGCATGGCGAGCCGATGCTGCCGGTGTACATCTATTACTCGATGTTCGGCTTCCAGCGGGTCGGCGACCTGATCTGGGCCGCCGCCGACCAGCGCGCCCGAGGCCTGTTGCTGGGTGCTACCGCGGGGCGCACCACGCTGGGTGGCGAGGGGCTTCAGCACCAGGACGGATCGAGCCTGGTCATGGCCGCGACGGTGCCCAACTGCCGGGCCTGGGACCCATGCTTTGCCGGCGAGCTGGCGGTGATCCTCGACCATGCCGCGCGACGCATGCTGGTGGAGCAGCAGGACGAGTTCCACTATGTGGCGGTGATGAATGAAAACTACCCGCAACCGTCGTTGCCCGAAGACATGCACGACGATGTACTGCGGGGCATGTACCGGTTTGCCCGGCATTCCTCGGCCGCTCCCCGTGGCCAGGTGCGCTTGTTGGGTTCGGGCACCATCCTGCGCGAGGTGATCGCTGCCGGTGAGTTGCTGGCCAATGACTGGCAGGTCGACAGCGAGGTGTTCAGCGTCACCAGCTTCAGCGAACTGGCGCGTGGGGCCAGGGATGCGCAACGCCTGGCAATAGCCGGGGAGCAGGTGAATTGCCATGTGCGTCGTTGCCTGCCCGGCGACGCCCCGGTGATCGCGGCCAGCGACTATGTGCGTGCCTGGCCGCAGTTGATCGCCGAGTATGTGCAGGCGCCCTATACCACCCTGGGCACCGATGGTTTCGGGCGCAGCGATACCCGCCAGCAGTTGCGACGGTTTTTCGAGGTGGACCGGTATGCCGTAGTGCTGGCAGCGTTGTACGGGCTGGTATGTCAGGGCGTGATGCCGGCGGATGTGCTGGCGCAGGCGCGGGCGCTTTATGGCATCGGCGAGGAGGGGGCGGCCTGGTATCGCTGA
- a CDS encoding alpha/beta hydrolase yields MLIRETPLFIDGPIGQLEALYLDVADARGAVLICHPNPVQGGTMLNKVVSTLQRTARDAGYVTLRFNYRGVGQSAGSHDMGAGEVADAEAAAAWLRQQHPELPLVLMGFSFGGFVAASLAGRLEAAGVELQQLFMIAPAVMRLNAQFPLPKRVALTVVQPDTDEVVDPQLVYDWSAALSRPHELLKVAECGHFFHGKLTDLKDLLLPRLSN; encoded by the coding sequence TTGCTTATCCGCGAAACCCCCTTGTTCATCGATGGCCCGATCGGCCAGCTTGAGGCGTTGTACCTGGACGTGGCCGATGCCCGTGGCGCGGTGCTGATCTGCCACCCCAACCCGGTCCAGGGCGGCACCATGCTCAACAAGGTGGTCTCGACCCTGCAGCGTACCGCCCGTGATGCCGGTTACGTCACCCTGCGCTTCAACTACCGCGGCGTTGGCCAGAGCGCCGGCAGCCACGACATGGGCGCTGGCGAGGTGGCGGATGCCGAGGCTGCCGCAGCCTGGCTGCGCCAGCAGCATCCTGAGCTGCCCTTGGTGCTGATGGGCTTCTCCTTCGGCGGCTTCGTTGCCGCCAGCCTGGCCGGTCGCCTGGAGGCGGCGGGTGTCGAGCTGCAACAGCTGTTCATGATCGCCCCGGCGGTGATGCGCCTGAACGCGCAGTTCCCGCTGCCCAAGCGCGTTGCGCTGACCGTCGTGCAGCCGGACACCGACGAGGTGGTCGATCCGCAACTGGTCTACGATTGGTCCGCCGCCCTGTCGCGCCCCCACGAGCTGCTGAAAGTGGCAGAATGCGGACACTTTTTCCATGGCAAGCTGACCGATCTGAAGGATCTGCTGCTGCCGCGCCTTTCGAACTGA
- the zapE gene encoding cell division protein ZapE, translated as MTPLERYQADLKRPDFFHDAAQETAVRHLQRLYDDLVQAQNNKPGVFGKLFGKKEQTPVKGLYFWGGVGRGKTYLVDTFYEALPFKQKMRTHFHRFMKRVHEEMKTLKGEKNPLTSIAKRFSDEAKVICFDEFFVSDITDAMILGTLMEELFKNGVSLVATSNIVPDGLYKDGLQRARFLPAIAMIKQYTDVVNVDSGVDYRLRHLEQAELFHFPLDAAAHESLRASFKALTPECTQAVENDVLMIENREIHALRTCDDVAWFDFRALCDGPRSQNDYIELGKIFHAVLLSNVEQMGVTTDDIARRFINMVDEFYDRNVKLIISAEVELKDLYTGGRLSFEFQRTLSRLLEMQSHEFLSRAHKP; from the coding sequence ATGACGCCCCTAGAACGATACCAAGCCGATCTGAAACGCCCCGACTTCTTCCATGACGCGGCGCAGGAAACTGCGGTGCGTCACCTGCAGCGCCTGTACGACGACCTGGTGCAGGCGCAGAACAACAAGCCGGGGGTGTTCGGCAAGCTGTTCGGCAAGAAGGAGCAGACGCCGGTCAAGGGCCTGTACTTCTGGGGCGGCGTGGGCCGGGGCAAGACCTACCTGGTCGACACCTTTTATGAAGCGCTGCCGTTCAAGCAGAAGATGCGCACGCACTTCCACCGCTTCATGAAGCGCGTCCACGAGGAGATGAAGACCCTAAAGGGTGAGAAGAACCCGCTGACCAGCATCGCCAAGCGCTTCAGCGACGAGGCCAAGGTGATCTGCTTCGACGAGTTCTTCGTCTCCGATATCACCGATGCCATGATCCTCGGCACCCTGATGGAAGAGCTGTTCAAGAACGGCGTGTCGCTGGTGGCCACTTCCAACATCGTTCCGGACGGCCTGTACAAGGACGGCCTGCAGCGCGCGCGCTTCCTGCCGGCGATCGCCATGATCAAGCAGTACACCGATGTGGTGAACGTCGACAGCGGCGTGGACTATCGCCTGCGTCACCTGGAGCAGGCCGAGCTGTTCCACTTCCCGCTCGACGCTGCGGCGCATGAAAGCCTGCGCGCCAGCTTCAAGGCGTTGACCCCAGAGTGCACCCAGGCCGTCGAGAACGACGTGCTGATGATCGAGAACCGCGAGATCCATGCCTTGCGCACCTGCGACGACGTCGCCTGGTTCGATTTCCGTGCCCTGTGCGACGGGCCGCGCAGCCAGAACGACTACATCGAACTGGGCAAGATCTTCCATGCCGTGCTGCTGAGCAATGTCGAGCAGATGGGTGTGACCACCGATGACATCGCCCGGCGCTTCATCAACATGGTCGACGAGTTCTACGACCGCAACGTGAAGCTGATCATCTCGGCCGAGGTAGAGCTCAAGGACCTGTATACCGGCGGGCGCCTGAGTTTCGAGTTCCAGCGTACGCTCAGCCGTCTGCTGGAGATGCAGTCCCACGAGTTCCTGTCGCGGGCGCACAAGCCTTAA
- a CDS encoding tryptophan--tRNA ligase, with product MTTRILTGITTTGTPHLGNYAGAIRPAILASQQPGADSFYFLADYHALIKCDDPQRIQRSRLEIAATWLAGGLDPAKVTFYRQSDIPEIPELTWLLTCVAAKGLLNRAHAYKASVDKNVEAGEDPDAGVTMGLFSYPVLMAADILMFNANKVPVGRDQIQHVEMARDIGQRFNHLFGQGKDFFALPEAVIEESVATLPGLDGRKMSKSYDNTIPLFTSAKDMKDAISRIVTDSKAPGEAKDPDNSHLFTLFQAFSTPAQCAEFREELLQGLGWGDAKQRLFQLLDGQLAEKREHYHQLISRPSDLEDILLAGAAKARKIATPFLEQLREAVGLRSFRTTVQASTEVKKKAAKSARFVSFRDEDGSFRFRLLAADGEQLLLSRSFADGKSAGAVSKQLQQGGDADVRVEGLGFSLWLNGEQVADGPQFEAAEARDAAITSLREALAPQAD from the coding sequence ATGACCACGCGCATCCTCACCGGTATCACCACCACCGGCACCCCGCACCTGGGCAACTACGCCGGCGCCATCCGCCCGGCCATTCTCGCCAGCCAGCAGCCCGGTGCCGACTCGTTCTACTTCCTGGCCGACTACCATGCCCTGATCAAGTGCGACGACCCGCAGCGCATCCAGCGTTCGCGCCTGGAGATCGCCGCCACCTGGCTGGCCGGTGGCCTGGACCCGGCCAAGGTGACCTTCTATCGCCAGTCGGACATCCCCGAGATCCCGGAGCTGACCTGGTTGCTGACCTGTGTCGCCGCCAAGGGCCTGCTCAACCGTGCCCACGCCTACAAGGCGTCGGTGGACAAGAACGTCGAGGCCGGCGAAGACCCGGACGCCGGCGTGACCATGGGCCTGTTCAGCTACCCGGTGCTGATGGCCGCCGACATCCTGATGTTCAATGCCAACAAGGTGCCGGTCGGTCGCGACCAGATCCAGCACGTGGAAATGGCCCGCGACATCGGCCAGCGCTTCAACCACCTGTTCGGCCAGGGCAAGGACTTCTTTGCCCTGCCCGAGGCGGTGATCGAGGAGAGCGTGGCCACGCTCCCGGGCCTGGACGGTCGCAAGATGTCCAAGAGCTACGACAACACCATCCCGCTGTTCACCAGCGCCAAGGACATGAAGGATGCGATCTCGCGCATCGTCACCGACTCCAAGGCCCCCGGCGAGGCCAAGGATCCGGACAATTCGCACCTGTTCACCCTGTTCCAGGCCTTCTCCACGCCGGCCCAATGCGCCGAGTTCCGCGAAGAGCTGCTGCAGGGCCTGGGCTGGGGCGATGCCAAGCAGCGCCTGTTCCAGCTGCTCGATGGTCAGTTGGCCGAAAAGCGCGAGCACTATCACCAGCTGATCTCGCGCCCGTCGGACCTTGAGGACATCCTCCTGGCCGGCGCCGCCAAGGCCCGCAAGATCGCCACGCCGTTCCTCGAGCAACTGCGCGAGGCTGTTGGCCTGCGTTCGTTCCGCACCACCGTGCAGGCCAGCACCGAGGTGAAGAAGAAGGCCGCCAAAAGCGCCCGCTTCGTCAGCTTCCGTGACGAGGATGGCAGCTTCCGCTTCCGCCTGCTGGCCGCCGATGGCGAGCAATTGCTGCTGTCGCGCAGCTTCGCCGATGGCAAGAGCGCGGGGGCGGTGAGCAAGCAGCTACAGCAGGGCGGCGATGCCGACGTGCGTGTCGAGGGCCTGGGCTTCTCGCTCTGGCTGAACGGTGAGCAAGTTGCCGACGGGCCGCAGTTTGAGGCCGCCGAGGCCCGTGACGCGGCCATCACCAGCCTGCGCGAGGCCCTGGCGCCACAGGCGGACTGA
- a CDS encoding YhcB family protein yields the protein MEHSLLVWLLPTLALVVGVVVGFALARLLPNAAPSNTQRQLDDIQQRFDNYQNEVVTHFNSTASLVKKLTQSYQDVQDHLAEGANRLALDELTRQRLLAALHSEAAQGPRDRLTPPKDTAEVPRDYAPKSPNSPGMLDESYGLKR from the coding sequence GTGGAACACTCGCTCCTTGTTTGGTTGCTGCCGACCCTGGCCCTGGTTGTCGGTGTCGTCGTCGGTTTCGCGCTGGCCCGCCTGCTGCCCAACGCGGCACCGAGCAATACCCAACGCCAGCTGGATGACATCCAGCAGCGCTTCGACAATTACCAGAACGAAGTGGTGACCCACTTCAACAGCACCGCATCGCTGGTCAAGAAACTGACCCAGAGCTACCAGGACGTGCAGGATCACCTGGCCGAGGGCGCCAACCGCCTGGCCCTGGACGAGCTGACCCGCCAACGCCTGCTGGCCGCGCTGCACTCCGAAGCCGCGCAAGGCCCGCGTGATCGCCTGACGCCGCCGAAGGATACCGCCGAAGTACCACGCGACTACGCACCGAAGTCGCCGAACTCGCCGGGCATGCTCGATGAGAGCTACGGGCTCAAGCGCTGA